Within the Planctomycetota bacterium genome, the region CGGGAACCGAGGCGGCGCCCCTCGACCTCCCCGGCGCCGACCTCGAAGGCGTGGTCCGGTTCGACACGCTGCACGGCGCGGTCAAGGTCCGCGAGGCGCTCAAGGATGTCCGCCGCGCCGTCATCCTCGACGCCGGGCTCGTCGGCCTGACGCTGGCCCAGAGCCTCGTCGGATGCGGCATCGAGGTCACGCAACTGGTGGACGGGCCCTCGTACTGGCCGGAAATGCTCGACGAAAAAGCCTCTCGCCTGGTTGAGGACCTGCTGGAGAAGAACGGGATTGCGGTTCGGCGGCACACGGCGGCGCGGGCGATCATCGGGGCCGGGGGGCGGGC harbors:
- a CDS encoding FAD-dependent oxidoreductase, with product MTSDHFVILGNGAAGFRAAKALRRADTGAQITLFSQEPHPFYLRRQLGDFLAGNLTLSELIFQGRNAYRRERIDLFLATRIVRVAPETHEVVFASGQRVNYSRLLVATGTEAAPLDLPGADLEGVVRFDTLHGAVKVREALKDVRRAVILDAGLVGLTLAQSLVGCGIEVTQLVDGPSYWPEMLDEKASRLVEDLLEKNGIAVRRHTAARAIIGAGGRA